AAGCTAACCCATTGATAATGAATACGAAGGGTTTTTGGCATATGGTGTGCATTCTGGGGAGAGACATTCCTTAGATACTTAAACGTAACCCTATGATACAGATTACCAACCTGGAGAAAGTGTACCGCTCAGATGAAATGCATACCACCGCCCTTAACAAAGTGAGCCTGCACGTGCAGGAGGGCGAGTTTGTGGCGGTGATGGGGCCTTCGGGCTGCGGCAAGTCCACTTTACTGAACCTGCTGGGCCTGCTGGATGACCCAGACGGCGGCAGTTTCCTGTTTAACGGCATGGAGGTGGCCAACGCCACAGAGAAGCAGCGGGCCGAGGCGCGCAAGCGCAACATTGGGTTTGTGTTCCAGAGCTTCAACCTGATTGATGAACTGACTGTGTTTGAAAACGTGGAACTGCCCCTTATCTATATGGGCGTGAACAACCCGGAGCGCCGGCAACGGGTGGAGGAGGTGCTGGAAAAGGTGCAGATAAAGCACCGGCAGAACCATTTCCCGCAGCAGCTTTCAGGCGGGCAGCAGCAACGGGTGGCCGTGGCCCGCGCCGTGGTTAACAACCCCAAACTCCTGCTGGCAGATGAGCCTACCGGTAACCTTGACTCCAGCAACGGCAACGAGGTCATGGAACTGCTCAGCGAGTTGAACACGCAAGGCGCCACTATTGTCATGGTAACCCACTCTGAACATGACGCCCGCTACAGCCACCGTATTGTGCGCATGCTGGACGGCCAGACCGTCATGGCCGAACAGATGGCCTAACCATTTACCAGGCACAGCAGAACCCCCTATCTTTAGACAGTTTTAAGCTTGTAGTA
This Rufibacter radiotolerans DNA region includes the following protein-coding sequences:
- a CDS encoding ABC transporter ATP-binding protein; this encodes MIQITNLEKVYRSDEMHTTALNKVSLHVQEGEFVAVMGPSGCGKSTLLNLLGLLDDPDGGSFLFNGMEVANATEKQRAEARKRNIGFVFQSFNLIDELTVFENVELPLIYMGVNNPERRQRVEEVLEKVQIKHRQNHFPQQLSGGQQQRVAVARAVVNNPKLLLADEPTGNLDSSNGNEVMELLSELNTQGATIVMVTHSEHDARYSHRIVRMLDGQTVMAEQMA